The Streptomyces sp. NBC_00224 genome contains the following window.
ACACTTACAGGAGTAGGGGATCTAGCCACGTTGGCGAGCAGATTATGCAGTTCTATCAGGTTGGGCATTCCGTATACGCAAAGAATACAGGAGGGTCGTCCCCCCATCGGCACTTTCTGAAACTTAAGATAGATGGTGCCTTCCTGACGGGTTCCTGGAGGAACACGGCGCGAAATGCAAATCACTATGGCGTCGTACAGCTCAGGATCACGGCAGACGGTATTGAGATGACTGGCAAGTGGGTCGGCTTTGATAGCAGCAGCCTGATCCAGGCGGGTAGCTGGAAACTAACGCGACAGTAGGATGACCGTGGCTATTTGGAATCCTTCTAAAGGTGATTTACCTAGCATCGAGATTGCTAAGCTAGCCGAGTCCTGGCGTTTTTATTCAGTTCTCGATGTGGGGTGTGGATGGGGCCGCAATCTCGTCCCCTTTACGAACGTGGCGGAGATTCTACACGGATTTGACCTGGATGAACAGGCAGTCTGTGCGGCCCGGATGCAACTCAAGGAATCATCGGCTGAAGTGTCCGTTTGGCAAAGTGACCTCCTTTCTGTCGAATTAGATCACTCCTACGATCTGGTCATTTGCTATGGGGTGATGCATTTTCTCAAACGACAGCAACGTATGAGGGCCTATAGCCGCCTGCGCTCATGGGTGAAGCCAGGCGGATTGCTAGCAGTCGCTTCATTTAATGCACTCGTCCCGATCCCGGCGGACCTGCAACCTCTTATCGCTGAGCCGCCAGAGGATAGCAGCGAGTTGTACGAGCAGTTCTCGGGATGGGATACTTTATTTGCTCGTAGCTACGTGTATGAGGATGAGCACGAGGGTGGGATTAAGCACACCCACTCGATTGATCGTCTCATGGTGCGAGCCCCAGCGTAGCCCTACCGTCAGAATGAGTTTTCGGCAGATTCGATGCCGAGCTCATTGAAGCCAGTATCTTGGTCGAATCGACGGTAGAATCTGAACTGACGGTCTTCTGCTAAGACTACCTCTGCGGTAAGCCGGACAATGCAGCCCTCAGAGAGGTGTCCGCCTTTCACGTTTCCATGGATGTCCGACATGGATACATGAATATGGCAACCGTTTGGAGAGAGAGTTCCCTCAATCGACACGATTTCATAGTCTCCCTCAAGGTGCTCGAATGTCTTTGCTCCGGGCATGCGAAGTACAGCACCCGAGAATCCGCCGACGCAGGTAATAACGTATCCTGCCTGGATTTCTTGTGCTGTGACATAACTTTCGATGCTCTTTTTGAGGTCGTCTCCGTTGAGTAGGCGAAATGCGTGAGTCTTCATATGCATATAATAAGCTCCATTTCGATTTAGGTCAATCGTCGAGCCGGGCTCCACGCCTTATCTTCGCAATCTTGTGCAATATCCTTATTGAGCTCCAGTGCTGTCGCCCGGCAGGTAAACATTACCCGGAGTTTTGGATCTTTAATCATTGAGAAGCGCGACATTTTTCCAGGATTATGCCGCGAGAGTCTGATTTACTCGATTCTTCTCAATCTGATTGAATCATCGAAATTCTATCGGATGGCAATTTGAACCCTCAGCTATTACATGCCTCCCTCTAATCCGCCCCCGCCATACTGGAGCATGGGCGACGTTCCACTGGTGTCTAACCGCTGTCAGGCGCATTCGCCTCGCTGTTGTACAAAAAGCCAAACCCATTGAAGTAACCCCTACCTGTTCTCCATAGTGGAAGTAAGAGCGAGCCAGGTTGGCAATAAATGCCACGGACAGCAGCTCAAGACTTCCGCCACAAAGTTAGCGTGCGTTCAGCGCAAATGCCCACGACGGTCTGTCGTGAGGTTTGTTCTGTGTTCCCAACTTTCGGAGGTCGTGTAACTAAAAGGAGGGGGAACCATGACAAGAAACAACAGTCCACCAACGCGAGAGAGAACGTCTCCCAGATCTGAACTGAGCTGGTTCGAGGTGCACTTCCCGCACGAGCTGAGCGTGGCCCAGGTGACTCG
Protein-coding sequences here:
- a CDS encoding class I SAM-dependent methyltransferase, whose translation is MAIWNPSKGDLPSIEIAKLAESWRFYSVLDVGCGWGRNLVPFTNVAEILHGFDLDEQAVCAARMQLKESSAEVSVWQSDLLSVELDHSYDLVICYGVMHFLKRQQRMRAYSRLRSWVKPGGLLAVASFNALVPIPADLQPLIAEPPEDSSELYEQFSGWDTLFARSYVYEDEHEGGIKHTHSIDRLMVRAPA
- a CDS encoding PPC domain-containing DNA-binding protein, whose translation is MKTHAFRLLNGDDLKKSIESYVTAQEIQAGYVITCVGGFSGAVLRMPGAKTFEHLEGDYEIVSIEGTLSPNGCHIHVSMSDIHGNVKGGHLSEGCIVRLTAEVVLAEDRQFRFYRRFDQDTGFNELGIESAENSF